In Alicyclobacillus macrosporangiidus CPP55, a single window of DNA contains:
- a CDS encoding cytochrome c-type biogenesis protein — MNHRRRLAAALGVLCAGWFAALAAGAWMRARAPQSLQQQVLAVASQLRVPGEQDTITAASSTDAVAQHMRYEIQQGLLAGHSPREILAQMEAEYGPDVYAAPRFAGWGALAWTAPIAGLAVLLGAMGWTVVRRTERTSVRPVEGSDSAWDARSGSDTVHSVRDAASPDAAADASASRVARRLNGFL, encoded by the coding sequence TTGAACCATCGAAGGCGTCTCGCTGCGGCGCTGGGCGTTCTCTGCGCGGGTTGGTTCGCAGCACTGGCCGCCGGCGCGTGGATGAGGGCCCGGGCGCCGCAGAGCCTCCAGCAACAGGTGCTTGCCGTCGCGTCGCAATTGCGCGTACCCGGGGAACAGGATACCATCACCGCCGCTTCCTCGACCGACGCGGTAGCACAGCACATGCGGTACGAGATCCAGCAGGGCCTCTTGGCCGGGCATTCGCCGCGCGAGATCTTGGCGCAGATGGAGGCGGAGTACGGACCGGATGTGTATGCGGCGCCGCGGTTCGCCGGCTGGGGGGCACTCGCCTGGACGGCACCGATCGCAGGGCTGGCCGTATTGCTCGGGGCGATGGGCTGGACCGTCGTGCGCCGTACCGAGCGCACATCGGTCAGGCCGGTGGAGGGGAGCGATTCGGCCTGGGACGCCCGCTCGGGGTCGGATACGGTGCACAGCGTCCGTGACGCCGCATCGCCGGATGCGGCGGCCGATGCGTCCGCGTCCCGCGTGGCGCGGCGGCTGAACGGGTTTCTGTAA
- a CDS encoding cytochrome c maturation protein CcmE produces the protein MSVSTRVKLIAVLIVVAAVIGVLIQTAVTKAATYYLTVGELYGQGAQAIGKEATVSGNIVGSTVQWDPSRRLLRFEMRDDARSKPLPVVFHGDRPDDFSNDWPVVVTGKLNANGQFEASKLLIKCPSKYQAKEQTYTAAPSE, from the coding sequence GTGAGCGTATCCACCCGCGTGAAGTTGATTGCGGTGTTGATCGTCGTCGCGGCGGTGATCGGCGTGTTGATTCAGACTGCGGTCACGAAGGCGGCGACCTACTATCTCACGGTCGGGGAGTTGTACGGCCAAGGTGCCCAGGCCATCGGAAAGGAGGCAACCGTCAGCGGCAACATCGTCGGGTCCACCGTCCAGTGGGACCCGAGCCGGCGGTTGCTTCGGTTCGAGATGCGCGACGACGCCCGGTCGAAACCGCTGCCGGTGGTGTTCCACGGCGATCGGCCGGATGATTTCAGCAACGATTGGCCGGTGGTGGTCACCGGAAAGCTGAACGCGAACGGACAGTTCGAGGCCAGCAAGCTGCTCATCAAGTGCCCTTCCAAGTAT